One Brevibacillus choshinensis genomic window carries:
- a CDS encoding redox-sensing transcriptional repressor Rex, which translates to MAKHEKISEAVVRRLPIYLRYLSYLQQVGVATVSSGQMGKNLDVNPAQIRKDLATFGDFGKKGIGYDVNYLVEKIRQILKLTDEIRVVLVGAGHLGHAISNYNAYLKDNMRIAAIFDCDPGKLGKQVAGIPIQPLEELAETIADLQIKLAIITVPAPAAQSVCDQLTEAGIKGILNFAPTTIRAGKDVRIHYADVTSNLQSLAYYLT; encoded by the coding sequence GTGGCCAAACACGAAAAGATTTCGGAAGCGGTCGTCCGCCGTTTGCCGATTTATCTGCGCTACCTCAGCTATTTGCAGCAAGTGGGAGTGGCTACTGTCTCCTCGGGGCAGATGGGCAAAAATTTGGACGTCAACCCGGCACAAATTCGAAAAGACCTAGCCACGTTCGGGGATTTTGGCAAAAAAGGGATTGGCTACGATGTCAATTACCTGGTGGAGAAAATTCGCCAGATTCTCAAACTCACCGACGAAATTCGGGTCGTACTGGTTGGCGCCGGGCACTTGGGGCATGCGATCAGTAATTACAACGCTTATTTGAAGGATAACATGCGGATTGCGGCTATTTTTGACTGTGATCCCGGAAAGCTGGGAAAACAGGTTGCAGGGATACCGATCCAGCCTTTGGAAGAGCTGGCAGAGACCATCGCCGACTTGCAGATCAAGCTGGCGATCATCACGGTTCCCGCACCAGCAGCGCAATCCGTATGTGATCAGTTGACTGAAGCGGGTATTAAAGGGATACTGAACTTCGCACCGACCACGATTCGTGCCGGCAAAGATGTCCGAATCCATTACGCAGATGTGACATCCAATCTGCAGAGCTTGGCTTATTACTTAACGTAA
- a CDS encoding DnaD domain-containing protein — MDSQILQLLQEGATSVSNLLLKMYKRMSLSDDEMMLLIHLLSFQQEGNRFPTLTELEERMSMSSMRLIQSLQKLLKEDWISIDEFIDPQTGMRHEQYNLTPLYRKLYQTWREQQTDPHLMESINEPFRQAAVSLDEEPVAIYGRFEQAFGRPLSPFELESIHMWTGPDGYSEELVLTALREAATVGKLHIRYIDRILLEWQKQQITSVEEARHYSMNFRRQSISRDNRQPL, encoded by the coding sequence ATGGATTCTCAAATATTGCAACTGTTGCAAGAAGGTGCAACATCCGTCTCCAACCTGCTCTTGAAAATGTACAAGCGAATGTCGCTCTCGGATGACGAGATGATGCTGCTCATCCACCTGCTCTCATTTCAACAGGAGGGGAACCGTTTCCCGACTTTAACGGAGCTGGAGGAGCGGATGTCCATGTCGAGCATGAGACTGATTCAATCGCTGCAAAAGCTGCTGAAGGAAGATTGGATTAGCATTGACGAATTTATCGACCCCCAAACCGGGATGCGGCATGAGCAATACAATTTGACGCCTTTGTATCGGAAGCTGTACCAAACCTGGCGAGAGCAGCAAACGGATCCGCATTTGATGGAATCGATCAACGAACCGTTCCGGCAAGCAGCCGTCTCCCTGGATGAAGAGCCCGTGGCAATCTACGGACGGTTTGAACAGGCATTCGGTCGCCCGCTTTCTCCGTTTGAGCTGGAAAGCATCCATATGTGGACCGGACCGGACGGGTATTCAGAAGAGTTGGTATTGACCGCCTTGCGCGAAGCTGCCACCGTCGGGAAGCTGCATATTCGCTACATCGATCGGATTTTGCTCGAATGGCAGAAGCAGCAAATCACCAGCGTGGAAGAGGCCAGACACTACAGCATGAATTTTCGCCGACAATCCATATCGAGAGACAACCGACAACCGCTTTGA
- a CDS encoding WIAG-tail domain, with product MANVNRRKLNKNLGKTFKQSPSETEIPLLQTNPDVDWLSALEAELLDVERNAPQQPAPNVSKSSQTPPPMPKIPKQSVSSNQTTFTKVIKERNDDRVRSFVYTDDLTDQSVTSEKIANRAIDASKVKPGTVDTSLLKDYAVDSSKLADQSVTSNKIAPLAVQSEHIGRGVINSEMIQDRSISGHKLLNNSITADKLADKVIDSVKFAEGAIQSKHIQEQAITTELVQDQSITSAKIKVGEIQARHLANYAINSVKLEDGAVTTEKLRDAAVTSVKIDDEAVESHHIREGVILHHHIAEQAIDESNLAPGSVTDVHIGFQTIFSQHLHPEAVTSDKISPYAVLTEHLDHSSVTSEKVARESISSVHLQTSSIQTTHLQDNVVTTKKIGDQQVTSSKLADRSVTNEKLANRSVWSHHLLEESVEMKHVADGAITHEKLARKSIEEQHLTDRLIGPSHLREYAVQTLHLSDHVVTTSKLAPESVSTDKITELSIVTTKLADSAITSQKLAGDAVKTRHLAKGSVTGEKLAEKAVTAQHLASLSVHNEHLQPKSITKEKLQDNSVTRDKLVDRIIDGNKLDLQVVTGDHVVLESLTSKHLAENSITAAKLAPQAVETKHIANRAITQEKLADGIVTSEKVAPGAIHDSHLTDRSISPDKLTFQPIVTNRRLGITQQLFGFTHYRMEENQRTVDVKVRLPVPFADENYCIVAMTNQSGMGASLKKAMKASAIITVFRLEDTAEANGILQWIALGEKGTAADAEEEDMEEDAYWTDSPEAAEQEDIDWGEDSTEGTAELVQNDMDLAEESND from the coding sequence ATGGCAAACGTAAATCGGAGAAAGCTAAACAAAAATTTAGGGAAGACGTTCAAGCAAAGTCCCTCTGAAACGGAGATTCCACTTCTGCAGACGAATCCAGACGTGGATTGGCTCAGCGCTTTGGAGGCAGAGCTGCTCGATGTAGAACGCAATGCTCCGCAACAGCCTGCACCCAACGTATCCAAGAGCAGCCAAACTCCTCCCCCCATGCCCAAAATCCCCAAGCAGAGTGTTTCCTCCAATCAAACAACCTTTACGAAGGTGATAAAAGAACGCAACGATGACCGGGTCAGATCCTTTGTGTACACGGACGATTTGACGGATCAGTCCGTTACCAGTGAAAAAATCGCCAACCGTGCGATTGATGCTTCCAAAGTAAAACCGGGAACCGTGGACACTTCTCTGCTGAAGGATTATGCCGTGGATAGCAGCAAGCTTGCGGATCAAAGCGTCACGTCCAATAAAATCGCTCCTCTCGCCGTTCAGAGTGAGCACATTGGAAGAGGCGTCATCAACAGCGAAATGATTCAGGACCGCTCGATCTCGGGTCATAAGCTGCTCAACAACAGTATCACTGCTGACAAATTGGCAGACAAAGTGATCGACTCCGTGAAGTTTGCCGAGGGAGCCATCCAGAGCAAACATATTCAAGAGCAGGCGATCACGACGGAGCTGGTACAGGATCAGTCCATTACCTCCGCTAAGATCAAGGTTGGCGAAATTCAAGCAAGGCACTTGGCCAATTACGCAATCAATTCGGTCAAATTGGAAGATGGGGCTGTCACAACTGAAAAACTTCGGGATGCAGCTGTGACGTCGGTGAAAATCGATGATGAAGCAGTCGAATCACATCACATTCGGGAAGGCGTGATTCTCCATCACCATATTGCGGAGCAAGCCATCGATGAAAGCAATCTCGCCCCGGGATCGGTAACGGATGTCCACATCGGCTTCCAAACGATCTTTAGCCAGCATTTGCACCCTGAGGCCGTGACAAGCGACAAGATCAGCCCGTATGCAGTCCTGACGGAACATTTGGATCATTCCAGTGTCACCTCTGAAAAAGTAGCACGGGAATCCATCAGCAGTGTGCATCTGCAAACGTCAAGCATCCAGACCACACATCTTCAGGATAATGTCGTCACAACCAAGAAGATCGGGGATCAACAGGTGACTTCATCCAAGCTCGCCGACAGATCGGTTACCAACGAAAAGCTGGCAAACAGGAGCGTATGGAGCCACCATTTGCTGGAAGAGTCCGTTGAGATGAAACACGTGGCAGACGGAGCGATCACGCATGAAAAGCTGGCGAGGAAATCCATCGAAGAGCAACATTTGACGGATCGGCTCATCGGCCCTTCTCATTTGCGCGAGTACGCTGTGCAAACGCTGCATCTTTCCGATCACGTGGTCACGACCTCCAAACTCGCTCCGGAATCTGTCTCAACCGATAAAATCACGGAGCTAAGCATCGTCACGACAAAACTGGCTGACTCGGCCATAACGTCCCAAAAGCTGGCGGGAGACGCAGTAAAAACCCGTCATCTGGCAAAAGGCTCTGTGACCGGGGAAAAGCTGGCGGAAAAGGCAGTGACAGCTCAGCATCTGGCTAGTCTATCCGTGCACAATGAGCACCTGCAGCCCAAGTCCATCACCAAGGAAAAATTGCAGGACAACAGCGTGACGCGTGACAAATTGGTGGATCGGATCATAGATGGCAACAAGCTCGATCTGCAAGTGGTGACAGGTGATCACGTTGTTCTGGAGAGCCTGACCAGTAAACATTTGGCGGAAAACAGCATTACAGCCGCAAAATTGGCTCCGCAAGCAGTCGAGACAAAACATATCGCCAATCGTGCGATCACACAGGAGAAGCTCGCGGACGGGATTGTGACTTCAGAAAAAGTGGCTCCCGGGGCGATTCATGATTCCCATCTAACGGACAGAAGCATTTCACCTGATAAGCTCACGTTCCAGCCGATTGTAACCAACAGACGACTGGGGATTACTCAGCAACTGTTTGGCTTCACCCACTATCGCATGGAGGAAAACCAAAGGACTGTCGATGTAAAGGTTAGACTTCCGGTACCTTTTGCAGATGAAAATTATTGCATCGTGGCGATGACCAATCAGTCAGGAATGGGAGCCTCCCTCAAAAAGGCGATGAAAGCATCCGCCATCATCACGGTTTTTCGCCTGGAGGATACAGCGGAGGCAAACGGAATTCTACAGTGGATTGCGCTTGGCGAAAAAGGGACGGCGGCTGACGCTGAAGAAGAAGACATGGAAGAAGATGCATATTGGACCGATTCGCCAGAAGCCGCTGAGCAGGAGGACATCGACTGGGGAGAAGATAGCACGGAAGGGACGGCAGAGCTGGTTCAAAACGATATGGATCTGGCGGAAGAATCAAATGACTGA
- a CDS encoding DUF5590 domain-containing protein, with protein sequence MAVRLIAGVIAALLLVGAGFTYHLTSSVVGERSSFDDQVMQWVQERTTISQVDSIDEYRGKQSYAVVLGKNNAGTPVVAWLTDKTAAFDRMDIAVPRKNVEAAVLKGFPQATITHIVPGIENEQRFWEVTLQDKDGRFHYLHYDLFSGALLASYVLSPTS encoded by the coding sequence GTGGCTGTAAGATTAATCGCGGGGGTAATCGCCGCATTGCTGCTTGTAGGAGCGGGCTTTACCTACCATCTGACCTCTTCTGTCGTCGGGGAACGAAGCAGCTTTGATGACCAGGTCATGCAGTGGGTTCAGGAACGCACGACGATCAGCCAGGTTGATTCGATCGATGAATACAGAGGGAAACAAAGCTACGCTGTCGTTCTGGGGAAGAACAATGCGGGAACGCCAGTGGTGGCTTGGCTGACGGACAAGACTGCTGCCTTCGACCGAATGGATATTGCGGTACCGCGTAAAAACGTGGAAGCTGCTGTACTGAAAGGCTTTCCGCAAGCAACGATCACCCATATCGTGCCTGGCATAGAAAATGAGCAGCGATTTTGGGAAGTCACGCTGCAGGATAAGGATGGACGGTTCCATTATCTGCACTATGACCTATTTAGCGGCGCTTTGCTTGCTTCGTATGTATTGTCCCCGACATCGTGA
- a CDS encoding ComEC/Rec2 family competence protein: MGWKTKWQWLLLGICAAFLLAYSLDHRSQTAVKVEDPYASESEQDFLGLVMTYFALPHGESTLVRLPGGKTMLIDTGSAEDWPVLFERLSERKLTRLDFVVITNDQPEYAGGYAQLTSQFLVDTVVVPKLMEQTIMRAIPLRPSQKRIAVANQGEWKLGDEVSMQVLLPEEPLFLSPQNNSLVFRLQHGKLRFLFTSGINEKAEERLLERHADQLNAEVLQVGDQGSNQGSSQPFLTQVDPQVAIIQTGKLRDDRRESHSEVLERLGESWAETYMTSHDGSITILSNGKDYRILKQKK, from the coding sequence ATGGGATGGAAAACAAAATGGCAATGGTTACTGCTGGGGATTTGTGCTGCCTTTCTCTTGGCTTACTCACTCGATCACCGGTCACAGACTGCCGTGAAGGTGGAGGATCCTTATGCCAGTGAGAGCGAGCAAGACTTTCTCGGACTTGTCATGACTTATTTTGCACTTCCACATGGCGAAAGCACGTTAGTCCGCTTACCCGGTGGCAAGACGATGCTGATCGATACGGGAAGCGCAGAGGATTGGCCCGTTTTGTTTGAACGATTGTCTGAACGAAAATTGACGAGGCTGGACTTTGTCGTGATCACAAACGATCAGCCGGAGTACGCTGGAGGCTATGCCCAGCTGACTTCGCAATTTTTGGTGGACACAGTGGTCGTACCCAAGCTGATGGAGCAGACGATCATGCGTGCCATTCCTCTCCGTCCTTCCCAGAAGCGGATTGCCGTCGCAAACCAAGGGGAATGGAAGCTGGGGGACGAAGTGAGCATGCAGGTTTTGCTGCCTGAAGAACCCCTTTTTTTATCGCCGCAAAACAATTCCCTCGTCTTTCGATTACAGCATGGCAAACTGCGTTTTTTGTTTACCAGCGGGATCAATGAAAAAGCGGAAGAGCGCCTGCTGGAACGCCACGCCGATCAGTTGAATGCAGAAGTGCTGCAGGTGGGGGACCAAGGAAGCAATCAAGGCTCTTCCCAGCCTTTTCTGACGCAGGTAGATCCGCAGGTGGCTATTATCCAAACGGGCAAGCTGCGGGATGATCGAAGGGAGAGTCATTCCGAAGTGCTGGAGCGACTCGGCGAATCGTGGGCCGAAACGTACATGACGAGCCACGATGGAAGCATCACGATTTTGTCAAATGGAAAAGACTATCGGATATTGAAGCAAAAGAAATAA
- a CDS encoding amidohydrolase, protein MKKTILIHATVITVNDSNEVIHDGAVAFEGDTITYVGPTPEDLSEAGYDEVIDQKGDYLLPGLINTHGHAGMSLLRGYADDLPLQQWLEDKMWPLEAQFTANHVKWGTQLSLIEMIRTGTTTFVDMYDHMDEVAKAVDAAGMRARLCRGMIGLCSEEERQAKLKDATAFAKEWHNQADGRITVMMAPHAPYTCDPQFITQIIEKADELSLPLHIHMSETAWEVGQNERDYGLRPVAHLEKLGMFNRPTLVAHAVHLTDEEIDILAKYQVKVSHNVVSNLKLASGVAPVPKMLAKGVSVSLGTDSSASNNNLNLFEELKLAAILHKGVNNDPVAVPAEEALRMATRYGAEGVFQADTLGTIEVGKKADLVVLDSHQAHFHPAHEPISHVVYAANGRDVKDTIVAGKYLMRNHKLLTIDEERAIFEANRVFQTLKR, encoded by the coding sequence ATGAAGAAAACGATCCTGATCCATGCCACTGTGATTACCGTAAACGACAGCAACGAAGTCATTCACGATGGAGCTGTCGCTTTTGAAGGGGACACCATTACGTATGTGGGCCCAACCCCTGAGGATCTTTCCGAAGCAGGCTACGACGAAGTGATTGACCAAAAAGGGGATTATCTCCTTCCAGGTCTGATCAATACACACGGACATGCCGGGATGTCACTCTTGCGCGGTTATGCGGATGATTTGCCTTTGCAGCAATGGCTGGAGGACAAAATGTGGCCGCTGGAAGCCCAGTTTACCGCGAATCACGTGAAATGGGGCACACAGCTTTCCCTGATCGAGATGATTCGGACAGGTACCACTACATTTGTGGACATGTACGATCACATGGATGAGGTGGCCAAGGCGGTTGATGCAGCAGGAATGCGCGCACGTCTGTGCCGCGGGATGATCGGTCTGTGCTCGGAGGAAGAACGACAAGCGAAGCTGAAGGATGCGACTGCATTTGCCAAGGAATGGCACAATCAGGCTGATGGCCGAATCACGGTCATGATGGCTCCGCATGCTCCTTATACGTGCGATCCGCAGTTTATCACGCAAATCATCGAAAAGGCAGACGAGCTTTCCCTGCCTTTGCACATTCACATGTCGGAAACAGCTTGGGAAGTGGGCCAAAACGAACGGGATTACGGTCTGCGCCCTGTAGCTCATTTGGAAAAGCTGGGGATGTTCAACCGTCCTACGCTGGTGGCGCATGCTGTGCATTTGACGGATGAAGAGATTGACATTTTGGCAAAATACCAAGTGAAAGTCTCCCATAACGTCGTAAGCAACCTGAAGCTGGCCAGCGGAGTGGCACCGGTGCCGAAAATGCTGGCGAAAGGCGTAAGCGTATCACTCGGTACGGACAGCTCGGCAAGCAACAACAACTTGAACCTGTTTGAAGAATTGAAGCTGGCCGCAATCCTGCATAAAGGCGTAAACAACGATCCGGTGGCTGTACCCGCGGAGGAAGCGCTGCGTATGGCGACGCGCTACGGTGCAGAAGGCGTGTTCCAAGCAGATACCCTCGGGACGATCGAAGTGGGCAAAAAAGCTGACCTCGTCGTTTTGGATAGCCATCAGGCGCATTTTCATCCCGCGCATGAGCCGATCTCGCATGTGGTGTACGCTGCGAATGGCCGCGATGTAAAAGACACGATCGTAGCGGGCAAGTACTTGATGCGCAATCATAAGCTGCTCACCATCGATGAGGAGCGCGCGATTTTTGAAGCAAACCGCGTGTTCCAGACATTGAAACGGTAA
- a CDS encoding AAA family ATPase, producing MGKELLIGIVPGILIFLLFLGVNITPFVLFALVIGAIFFLISRQQGGQGNNFALGSKRKQSKHVVPKSDIQFADIGGQERAKKELKEALDFLVYKDKIEQYGIRPIKGVLLTGPPGTGKTLMAKAAANYTNSAFIAASGSQFVEMYVGVGAQRIREMFKEVKGMAEKNGQDSAIIFIDEIDVIGGKRDGQQQKEYDQTLNQLLTEMDGVATSDKPRVLVMAATNRKDMLDAALLRPGRFDRHINVDLPDKPAREQILTIHTANKPLGADVVLEKVAQETFGFSGAQLESVANEAAIYAMRDNSSKIEARHFAYAVDKVMLGEKVDREASAEEKKRVALHELGHAIVSEMVRPGSVSQVTLSPRGQALGYVRQNPMEDRYLYTKDAMEKQIMVSLGGAVAEEIYYGGRSTGSKNDFEQALGMAQEIVQSGMSRLGIVHLQYVDKTRIHDEVEHLLENLLERTHEILGKCDNVFKNSLQTLLDSEVLQGDEFRALLAQNQSKEHVAV from the coding sequence GTGGGTAAAGAGTTACTGATCGGAATCGTCCCCGGGATCTTGATCTTTCTGCTTTTTTTAGGGGTGAACATCACTCCATTTGTCCTGTTTGCACTCGTGATCGGGGCTATTTTTTTCCTCATCTCGCGTCAGCAGGGCGGTCAGGGTAACAACTTTGCTCTCGGAAGCAAACGGAAACAGAGCAAACACGTTGTTCCCAAAAGCGATATTCAGTTTGCGGACATCGGCGGCCAGGAGCGCGCCAAAAAAGAACTGAAAGAAGCGCTGGACTTTCTGGTGTACAAGGACAAGATCGAGCAATACGGCATTCGCCCGATTAAAGGGGTCTTGTTGACTGGGCCTCCGGGGACGGGTAAGACCTTGATGGCAAAGGCAGCTGCCAACTACACCAACTCTGCTTTTATTGCCGCCTCTGGCTCGCAGTTTGTGGAGATGTACGTAGGGGTAGGTGCACAGCGCATTCGCGAGATGTTCAAAGAAGTCAAAGGCATGGCTGAAAAAAACGGTCAGGACAGCGCGATCATCTTCATCGATGAGATCGATGTCATCGGGGGGAAACGCGACGGCCAACAGCAAAAAGAGTACGATCAGACGTTGAATCAGCTGCTGACAGAAATGGACGGGGTCGCTACAAGCGACAAGCCTCGTGTTCTCGTGATGGCTGCTACCAACCGCAAAGACATGCTGGATGCAGCGTTGCTGCGTCCGGGGCGTTTTGACCGACACATCAATGTGGATTTGCCGGACAAGCCTGCCCGTGAGCAGATTTTGACGATTCATACGGCGAACAAGCCACTGGGTGCGGATGTTGTCTTGGAAAAAGTCGCGCAGGAGACGTTCGGTTTTTCCGGAGCACAGCTGGAGAGCGTGGCCAACGAAGCAGCCATTTACGCGATGCGTGACAATAGCAGCAAGATAGAGGCCCGACACTTTGCCTATGCGGTAGACAAGGTGATGCTTGGCGAGAAGGTAGACCGTGAAGCGTCTGCGGAAGAGAAAAAGCGGGTTGCGCTGCATGAATTGGGACACGCGATCGTAAGTGAAATGGTGCGTCCCGGCTCGGTGTCTCAGGTCACCTTGAGCCCGCGTGGTCAGGCGTTGGGTTACGTACGTCAAAATCCGATGGAAGACCGCTACTTGTATACGAAGGACGCGATGGAAAAGCAGATCATGGTAAGCCTTGGCGGTGCCGTGGCAGAAGAGATCTACTACGGCGGCCGCAGTACGGGCTCCAAGAATGACTTCGAGCAAGCACTGGGTATGGCGCAGGAAATTGTGCAGAGCGGGATGTCCCGTTTGGGTATCGTCCATCTGCAGTATGTAGATAAAACACGCATCCATGACGAGGTTGAGCATCTCTTGGAAAACCTGCTGGAAAGAACGCATGAGATTCTCGGCAAATGCGATAATGTGTTCAAGAACAGCCTGCAAACCTTGCTCGATTCGGAAGTTCTGCAAGGGGATGAATTCCGCGCATTGCTCGCACAGAACCAATCGAAGGAACATGTAGCTGTATAA
- the asnS gene encoding asparagine--tRNA ligase — protein MLTTIAQVGQHVGQEVRMGCWLYNKRGSGKIQFLQLRDGSGFIQGVVVKAEVAEDVWEKASKLTQESSLYITGVVRADDRAPSGYELTVTGVEIIQIAENYPISLKEHGVDFLMDHRHLWLRTPRQRAVMAVRSEVIRAMYEFFQQNGFYKVDPPILTPTSAEGTTNLFHTKYFDEDAYLSQSGQLYMEAAAMALGRVYSFGPTFRAEKSKTRRHLIEFWMIEPEMAFVDHEENLRIQEAFVSHVVQSVLKNCQLELKTLERDTTKLQNVTGAFPRISYDDAIKLLQEKGSDIKWGDDFGAPDETTIAEHFDKPVFITNYPTEIKAFYMKPHPERPEVVLCADLIAPEGYGEIIGGSQRIDDPELLEKRFAEHELSEDAYRWYLDLRKYGTVPHSGFGLGLERTIAWICGLDHVRETIPFPRMLYRLYP, from the coding sequence ATGTTGACGACGATTGCCCAAGTAGGGCAGCATGTTGGACAAGAAGTACGTATGGGCTGCTGGCTGTATAACAAGCGCGGCAGCGGGAAAATCCAGTTTCTGCAATTGCGTGATGGCTCCGGATTCATCCAAGGCGTTGTCGTAAAAGCAGAAGTAGCGGAAGATGTTTGGGAAAAAGCATCGAAACTGACACAAGAAAGTTCTCTTTACATAACAGGTGTGGTACGGGCTGATGACCGTGCACCGAGCGGATATGAATTGACAGTGACGGGTGTGGAAATCATTCAGATCGCAGAAAACTATCCGATTTCCTTGAAAGAGCATGGCGTTGACTTTTTGATGGATCACCGCCATTTGTGGCTGCGCACGCCACGTCAGCGTGCAGTTATGGCTGTTCGATCCGAAGTGATTCGCGCCATGTACGAGTTTTTCCAACAAAACGGTTTTTACAAAGTCGATCCACCGATTTTGACTCCGACTTCCGCAGAAGGAACAACGAACCTGTTCCACACGAAGTATTTTGATGAAGATGCGTATCTGTCCCAATCCGGACAGCTGTATATGGAAGCAGCGGCAATGGCACTGGGCCGGGTATACTCGTTTGGACCGACCTTCCGCGCAGAGAAGTCGAAAACCCGTCGCCACTTGATTGAGTTTTGGATGATCGAGCCGGAGATGGCGTTCGTGGATCACGAAGAAAACCTGCGCATTCAGGAAGCATTTGTGTCCCATGTGGTTCAATCTGTTTTGAAAAACTGCCAACTGGAACTGAAAACGCTGGAACGCGATACAACCAAGCTGCAAAACGTGACCGGCGCGTTCCCTCGCATCAGCTACGACGATGCGATCAAGCTGCTCCAGGAAAAAGGAAGCGACATCAAGTGGGGCGATGATTTTGGGGCTCCGGATGAAACAACCATTGCCGAGCACTTCGACAAGCCGGTCTTCATCACGAACTATCCGACAGAGATCAAGGCTTTCTATATGAAGCCGCATCCTGAACGTCCGGAAGTCGTGCTCTGTGCTGACCTGATCGCGCCGGAAGGATACGGGGAGATCATCGGGGGAAGCCAACGCATTGACGATCCTGAGCTGCTGGAAAAACGCTTTGCCGAGCATGAGCTTTCCGAAGACGCTTATCGCTGGTATTTGGATCTTCGCAAATACGGCACGGTTCCTCACTCCGGCTTTGGGCTGGGGCTGGAGCGTACCATTGCGTGGATTTGCGGTCTGGACCATGTACGGGAGACCATTCCGTTCCCTCGCATGCTGTACCGTCTCTACCCATAG